Proteins encoded by one window of Ignavibacteriota bacterium:
- a CDS encoding NTP transferase domain-containing protein: MISNSTNSSAIQNYGAIYLNGLIITAGLSKRMGDFKPLLTYKGISFLANIILKLNLICRKIIIVTGFNSQKIIDEINNLPENIKEKIEIIYNSNYENGMFTSLQCGLTNCYSDFVIYHFVDQPNIPEVFYNELISINNTQFDWIQPKFNGEKGHPIVFNQKVIKKIIAADFNSNLRNLSASEEINKYFWECKYREILFDADTQGDFAKINK, translated from the coding sequence ATGATTTCTAACTCTACTAACAGTTCTGCAATTCAAAATTATGGTGCAATTTATTTGAACGGATTAATAATTACCGCAGGTTTATCTAAACGAATGGGCGACTTTAAACCATTGTTGACTTATAAAGGCATTTCTTTTCTTGCGAACATTATTTTAAAACTTAATCTAATTTGCAGGAAGATTATCATTGTTACAGGTTTTAATTCGCAAAAAATTATTGACGAAATAAATAATCTTCCTGAAAATATTAAAGAAAAAATTGAGATCATATACAACTCTAATTATGAAAATGGAATGTTCACTTCACTTCAATGCGGTTTGACAAATTGTTATTCCGACTTTGTAATTTATCATTTTGTCGATCAGCCGAATATACCTGAAGTATTTTATAATGAATTAATTTCAATAAATAATACTCAGTTTGATTGGATACAGCCAAAATTCAATGGCGAAAAAGGACACCCGATTGTTTTTAATCAAAAAGTTATAAAAAAAATTATCGCCGCCGATTTTAATTCAAACCTAAGAAATCTTTCAGCATCAGAAGAAATAAATAAATATTTTTGGGAATGTAAATACAGAGAAATTCTTTTTGACGCTGATACTCAAGGAGATTTTGCGAAAATTAATAAATAA
- a CDS encoding GNAT family N-acetyltransferase, protein MKKQNSEVSSAVNLMALAKSIYHETLMMGFETSDYIKLTNEILGMTIEKKEISEIHPEIRIIEDDYKFPLITKNLKIREFSEKKDKKIIEKWFENETSRQFLLSTTTHQNINKEFILSDNKNKFATITLKNDLQIGLLAILNIDNQNKKGEMRKLIGDLEYRGKGFAKEASIKWIEYCTIFLGLNKIYINTIETNINNISLNRQIGFEIEGLFKKDLIIDGIEHDVLRMAYFKP, encoded by the coding sequence ATGAAAAAGCAAAACAGTGAAGTAAGTTCAGCTGTAAATTTGATGGCATTGGCAAAAAGTATTTACCATGAAACACTAATGATGGGATTTGAAACAAGTGATTATATAAAACTTACAAATGAAATTTTAGGAATGACAATAGAGAAAAAGGAAATTTCGGAAATTCATCCGGAAATAAGAATTATTGAAGATGACTATAAATTTCCTCTTATAACGAAAAATTTAAAGATCAGAGAATTTTCGGAAAAGAAAGATAAAAAAATTATTGAAAAATGGTTTGAGAATGAGACGAGCCGCCAATTTCTTCTTTCCACGACTACACACCAAAACATTAACAAAGAATTTATTCTCTCCGATAATAAAAATAAATTTGCAACAATTACGCTTAAAAATGATCTACAGATAGGTTTACTGGCAATTTTGAATATTGACAACCAAAATAAAAAAGGGGAAATGAGGAAATTAATTGGCGATTTGGAATATAGAGGTAAAGGATTTGCCAAAGAAGCTTCAATTAAGTGGATTGAATATTGCACTATTTTTTTGGGCTTAAATAAAATTTATATAAACACAATTGAAACAAATATAAATAACATTTCGTTAAATCGGCAAATTGGATTTGAAATAGAAGGTTTATTTAAAAAAGATTTGATAATTGATGGAATTGAGCATGATGTTTTAAGAATGGCATACTTTAAACCGTAA
- a CDS encoding glycoside hydrolase family 97 protein: MKIKFLFVFLMVLFVNVFSQNYVLKSPDGKLSAKVENNNGLRYTFSFNETNILENCEIAINIDGELFPSKNEKIINFRNSEIKEKIFPPVSQKTSVIENQCNELLLVYANNIWVDFRAYNNGFAYRIISNFDKQIKVVNEIVDLNFSQNFSIYFPEEESFISHYERIYKYIKLNEIKENQFCSLPALVDCNNGLKIGITESGLYSYPNLFLSGSLSNKLKGIFPKYVIKSEPKESSDRSEIITEDNFISSSNGNRNFPWRIFMVSEKDKELIENQLVYILSDSSVIKETSWIKPGKVAWDWWNALNIYGVDFESGINTNTYKYYIDFANKYGLEYIILDEGWSKTTTNILESNDNLDLKELIEYGKSKNVSVILWVLWKPLDEKLEEVLDLFKELGVKGIKVDFMQRADQKMVEYYEKVLIEAAERHLLVDFHGAYKPSGLFRKYPNYISNEGVKGLENCKWSEEITPAYDCTIPFIRMLAGPMDYTPGAMINSEEGNFKSIFSKPMSQGTRAHQIALYAIYESPLQMLADCPSNYYANPISAEFISKFPTTWDDTHVIDGKVGEFVIVARKKDNVWYIGGITNWTERNLEIKLDFVDKQLYNINLAVDGKNANKYASDIKFSEGKISKGETLKLHLAKGGGFAAILNAVN; encoded by the coding sequence ATGAAAATCAAATTTCTATTTGTGTTCTTAATGGTTTTGTTTGTAAATGTATTTTCTCAAAATTATGTTTTAAAATCACCAGATGGAAAACTATCAGCCAAAGTTGAAAATAATAACGGGTTAAGATATACTTTTTCATTTAACGAAACGAACATACTTGAAAACTGTGAAATTGCTATAAATATAGACGGGGAATTATTTCCTTCAAAAAATGAGAAAATAATTAATTTCAGAAATTCTGAGATAAAAGAAAAAATATTCCCTCCGGTTTCCCAAAAAACTTCCGTGATTGAAAATCAGTGCAATGAATTATTATTAGTTTACGCCAATAATATTTGGGTTGATTTCAGAGCTTACAATAATGGTTTTGCGTATAGAATAATCAGCAATTTTGACAAACAAATTAAAGTTGTTAATGAAATTGTTGACCTTAATTTTTCTCAAAATTTTTCAATTTACTTCCCAGAAGAGGAAAGTTTTATTTCACATTATGAAAGAATATATAAATACATTAAACTTAATGAAATAAAAGAAAATCAATTTTGTTCATTGCCGGCATTGGTCGATTGCAATAACGGACTTAAAATCGGTATAACCGAATCGGGACTTTACAGCTATCCAAATTTATTTTTATCCGGAAGTTTGTCAAATAAATTGAAAGGAATATTTCCAAAATATGTTATCAAATCAGAACCAAAAGAATCTTCAGACCGATCGGAAATAATTACAGAAGATAATTTTATTTCTTCATCCAATGGAAATAGGAATTTTCCATGGCGTATTTTTATGGTAAGCGAAAAGGATAAAGAACTTATAGAAAATCAATTAGTTTATATTTTATCTGATTCAAGCGTTATTAAAGAAACAAGTTGGATTAAACCCGGGAAAGTTGCATGGGATTGGTGGAATGCTCTTAACATTTACGGCGTTGATTTTGAATCTGGCATTAATACAAATACATATAAATATTATATCGACTTTGCAAACAAGTACGGTTTGGAATATATTATTCTTGATGAAGGCTGGTCGAAAACTACAACAAATATTTTGGAAAGTAATGATAACCTCGATTTGAAAGAATTAATAGAATACGGAAAAAGCAAAAATGTGAGTGTAATACTATGGGTTTTATGGAAACCTTTGGATGAAAAATTGGAAGAAGTTTTAGATCTCTTTAAGGAACTTGGTGTTAAAGGAATTAAAGTAGATTTTATGCAAAGAGCTGATCAGAAAATGGTTGAATATTATGAAAAGGTTTTAATTGAGGCTGCCGAGCGTCATTTACTTGTCGATTTTCACGGAGCCTATAAACCAAGCGGTTTGTTTAGAAAATATCCGAATTATATTTCAAACGAAGGCGTAAAAGGATTGGAAAATTGCAAGTGGAGTGAAGAAATTACTCCGGCTTATGATTGTACAATTCCTTTTATCAGAATGTTAGCCGGACCAATGGATTATACGCCGGGCGCTATGATAAATTCAGAAGAAGGAAATTTTAAATCAATTTTTTCAAAACCGATGAGCCAAGGAACTCGCGCCCATCAAATTGCGCTTTACGCTATTTATGAAAGTCCGCTGCAAATGTTAGCTGATTGTCCCTCAAACTATTATGCAAATCCAATATCCGCTGAATTTATTTCTAAATTTCCAACTACTTGGGATGACACTCATGTTATTGACGGTAAAGTTGGTGAATTCGTGATTGTCGCACGTAAAAAAGACAATGTATGGTATATTGGCGGTATTACAAATTGGACTGAAAGAAATTTAGAGATAAAATTAGATTTTGTGGATAAACAATTATATAATATCAATTTGGCTGTTGACGGTAAAAATGCAAATAAATATGCGAGCGACATAAAATTTTCAGAAGGTAAAATTTCAAAAGGGGAAACTCTGAAATTACATTTGGCAAAAGGCGGAGGATTTGCGGCAATTCTAAATGCTGTGAATTAA
- a CDS encoding lipocalin family protein: protein MKIKLIQSLTFLFILPIFYFSQTDDYNKITTVDSVDLNKYVGTWYEIAKIPNSFQDQCVKNTTATYKINNEGDIEVVNKCIDEKGEFDSADGIARVVDKKSNSKLEVSFVSIFGWNIFWGDYWILGLDKNYKYAAIGTPSKKYGWILSRTPKLSKEEMEICFSIFEKNGYSRKLFELDKQE from the coding sequence ATGAAAATAAAACTAATTCAATCATTAACTTTTCTTTTTATTCTGCCGATATTTTATTTTTCCCAAACTGATGATTATAATAAAATAACAACTGTAGATTCAGTAGATTTGAATAAGTATGTTGGTACTTGGTATGAAATTGCGAAAATCCCTAATTCGTTTCAAGATCAATGTGTAAAAAATACAACGGCAACATATAAAATAAACAACGAAGGCGATATTGAAGTAGTGAATAAATGTATTGATGAAAAAGGCGAATTTGATTCCGCTGATGGAATTGCGAGAGTCGTTGATAAAAAATCAAATTCTAAATTGGAAGTTAGTTTTGTAAGTATTTTTGGTTGGAATATTTTTTGGGGAGATTATTGGATTTTAGGCTTGGACAAAAATTATAAATATGCCGCTATCGGTACGCCTTCCAAAAAATACGGCTGGATTTTGAGCAGAACTCCAAAATTGAGTAAAGAAGAAATGGAAATATGCTTTTCAATATTTGAGAAAAACGGATACTCAAGAAAGTTATTTGAGTTGGATAAGCAAGAATAA
- a CDS encoding pyridoxal-phosphate dependent enzyme — translation MLNNYCYKCFNCKSEFNSSEIESNEIYLCPKCGKLEKNKPLVGVLEIIYDYNHISQKITKKEFLEKSAGKFWQYPYLWPIKFKNNEIDHISETKLNKLVLSENPISKINYGNKVIKIFDDSRNPTLSYKDRASILVAVKAIQLGINEISAASTGNAGSSLAGICARLGLRSNIFVPKNIPESKRIQIQSFGANIFVVDGDYDLAFDLCLEISKKKNWYNRNTAYNPLTIEGKKSSIYDMFISLNGNLPENIFIPVGDGVIISGIYKGIRELFELGWIENLPKLIAVQAEGSSAIADYLEYGNYEYKPAVTIADSINAGAPRNLYSAVEAIKNTNGKGIKVSDEEIIFAQKILSRQFGILAEPAASASFAGYIKLSNKNELYGDSIIMITGNGLKDILSLKSWNSIPEVKSYENWINELI, via the coding sequence ATGCTGAACAACTATTGTTATAAATGCTTTAATTGTAAGTCGGAATTTAATTCTAGTGAAATTGAAAGTAACGAAATTTATCTATGTCCAAAATGCGGAAAATTAGAAAAAAATAAACCGCTTGTTGGAGTTTTGGAGATAATTTATGACTACAACCATATAAGTCAGAAGATCACTAAAAAAGAGTTTTTAGAAAAAAGTGCCGGTAAATTTTGGCAGTATCCTTATTTGTGGCCGATAAAATTTAAGAATAATGAAATTGATCATATATCGGAAACAAAACTTAACAAACTTGTACTTTCCGAAAATCCGATTTCCAAAATAAATTATGGAAATAAAGTAATAAAGATTTTTGACGATTCAAGAAATCCTACTTTATCGTATAAAGATAGAGCATCAATATTAGTCGCAGTAAAAGCAATTCAATTAGGAATAAATGAAATTTCTGCCGCGTCTACAGGAAATGCGGGTTCTTCACTTGCCGGAATTTGTGCAAGACTTGGTTTAAGATCAAATATCTTTGTGCCGAAAAATATTCCGGAAAGCAAGCGTATACAAATACAATCATTTGGGGCAAATATTTTTGTAGTTGACGGAGATTATGATTTGGCGTTTGATCTTTGTTTGGAAATTTCAAAAAAGAAAAATTGGTATAACAGAAACACGGCCTATAATCCGCTTACAATTGAAGGAAAAAAATCTTCCATTTACGATATGTTTATTTCATTGAACGGGAATTTGCCGGAAAATATTTTTATTCCTGTTGGTGATGGCGTTATAATTTCGGGAATTTATAAAGGTATAAGAGAATTATTTGAACTTGGATGGATTGAAAATTTACCAAAATTAATTGCAGTTCAAGCTGAAGGCAGCAGTGCAATTGCTGATTATCTGGAATACGGAAATTATGAATACAAACCTGCTGTTACAATTGCCGACAGCATTAATGCCGGAGCTCCGAGAAATTTATATTCAGCCGTTGAAGCAATTAAAAATACAAATGGAAAGGGAATTAAAGTCAGTGATGAGGAAATTATATTCGCGCAAAAAATATTATCAAGGCAATTTGGAATTCTAGCCGAACCCGCGGCTTCGGCTTCTTTTGCGGGTTATATAAAATTATCAAACAAAAATGAATTATACGGTGATTCAATAATTATGATAACCGGAAACGGATTGAAAGATATTTTATCACTCAAAAGCTGGAATTCAATCCCCGAAGTTAAATCATATGAAAATTGGATTAACGAATTAATTTAA